The following proteins come from a genomic window of Thermoproteus sp.:
- the acs gene encoding acetate--CoA ligase has product MSLEEKNLPFDEYVYNDKWRSRTIDIKTYWDIHKRSLDEFESFWASVAKELEWFKPFEKVLDASNPPFYKWFVGGELNLSYLAIDRHVKTWRKNKLALIWEGEPLDESGYPVDRRKFTYYDLWREVNRVAYMLKNNFGVKKGDRVTLYLPMIPELPITMYALWRIGAVTNVVFSGFSADALADRINDSQSKLLITADGFWRRGKVVRLKEIVDKALEKAPSVENVVVYRRLGLQDVPMTEGRDWFWDKALAGVPHNAYVEPERLESTHPSYILYTSGTTGKPKGIVHDTGGWAVHVYATMKWVFDLKDEDIYWCTADIGWVTGHSYIVLGPLLMGATEVMYEGAPDFPQPDRWWAIIERYGVTVLYTSPTAIRTFMRFGEEWPRKHDLSTLRIIHSVGEPINPEAWRWAYENLGYKNVAFGSTWWMTETGGIVISHAPGLYLVPMKPGTNGPPLPGFEVDVVDDNGKPVPPGVKGYLVIKRPWPGMLQTIWGDPERYIKTYWSRFPGMFYAGDYAIKDKDGYIWVLGRADEVIKVAGHRLGTYELESALISHPAVAEAAVIGVPDPIKGEVPIAFVVLKQGVQGTDELRKELRQHVRNTVGPIAEPAQIFFVTKLPKTRSGKIMRRLLKNVATGTPLGDTTTLEDETSVEEAKRAYEELKREISQS; this is encoded by the coding sequence ATGTCCCTTGAAGAGAAAAACCTACCGTTCGATGAATATGTCTACAACGACAAATGGCGTTCTAGAACTATCGACATAAAGACCTACTGGGATATACACAAGAGGAGCCTTGACGAGTTCGAGTCGTTCTGGGCCTCCGTAGCGAAAGAGCTCGAATGGTTTAAGCCCTTCGAGAAGGTGCTCGACGCGTCGAACCCGCCGTTCTATAAGTGGTTCGTCGGAGGGGAATTGAATTTAAGCTATCTGGCTATAGACAGACACGTAAAGACTTGGCGTAAGAACAAGCTGGCTCTCATCTGGGAGGGAGAGCCCCTAGATGAAAGCGGCTATCCGGTAGACAGAAGGAAGTTCACATACTACGACCTATGGCGCGAGGTCAACAGGGTGGCCTACATGCTTAAGAACAACTTCGGCGTGAAGAAGGGCGACCGCGTGACGCTTTACCTACCCATGATACCTGAGTTGCCTATAACTATGTATGCGCTCTGGAGGATAGGCGCTGTGACCAACGTGGTGTTCTCCGGCTTCTCCGCCGACGCGTTGGCCGATCGTATAAACGACTCGCAGTCTAAATTGCTCATAACCGCCGACGGCTTCTGGCGTAGGGGGAAGGTGGTTAGGCTTAAGGAGATCGTAGACAAGGCCCTTGAGAAGGCTCCCTCCGTAGAGAACGTAGTAGTCTATAGGAGACTCGGCCTGCAGGATGTGCCCATGACTGAAGGCAGAGATTGGTTCTGGGACAAGGCCCTAGCCGGAGTGCCCCATAACGCCTACGTGGAGCCTGAACGCCTAGAGAGCACCCATCCGTCCTATATACTCTACACTTCGGGCACTACCGGCAAGCCCAAGGGCATAGTCCATGACACTGGCGGATGGGCCGTACATGTCTATGCAACCATGAAGTGGGTCTTTGACCTAAAGGACGAGGATATCTATTGGTGCACCGCCGACATCGGCTGGGTGACCGGCCACAGCTACATAGTGCTGGGCCCCCTGCTCATGGGCGCCACAGAGGTCATGTACGAAGGCGCGCCCGACTTCCCACAGCCTGACCGTTGGTGGGCCATAATTGAGAGGTACGGCGTCACCGTCCTCTACACCTCGCCCACTGCCATAAGGACCTTCATGAGGTTCGGCGAGGAGTGGCCGAGGAAGCACGACCTCTCGACGCTTAGGATCATCCACTCGGTAGGCGAGCCCATAAACCCCGAAGCTTGGAGGTGGGCCTACGAGAACTTGGGCTATAAGAACGTGGCCTTCGGCTCCACTTGGTGGATGACCGAGACCGGCGGCATAGTCATAAGTCACGCCCCTGGCCTCTACTTGGTCCCCATGAAGCCCGGCACCAACGGGCCGCCGCTCCCTGGCTTCGAAGTTGATGTTGTGGACGACAACGGGAAACCCGTCCCGCCTGGCGTCAAGGGATATTTAGTGATCAAGAGGCCGTGGCCCGGCATGTTGCAGACCATATGGGGAGACCCCGAGCGCTACATAAAGACCTACTGGTCGAGGTTCCCCGGCATGTTCTACGCAGGCGATTATGCCATAAAGGACAAAGACGGCTACATATGGGTCTTGGGTAGGGCGGACGAGGTCATTAAGGTGGCCGGACACCGCCTCGGCACCTACGAGTTGGAGTCGGCGTTGATATCGCACCCTGCGGTGGCCGAGGCCGCGGTGATCGGAGTGCCCGACCCCATAAAGGGCGAGGTGCCTATAGCCTTCGTGGTGTTGAAGCAGGGAGTGCAAGGCACTGACGAGTTGAGGAAGGAGTTAAGACAACACGTCCGCAACACCGTAGGCCCCATAGCGGAGCCGGCGCAGATATTCTTCGTCACTAAGTTACCCAAGACTCGCTCGGGCAAGATAATGCGCCGCCTATTGAAGAACGTGGCTACCGGTACGCCGCTGGGCGATACGACGACTCTAGAAGACGAGACCTCTGTAGAGGAGGCAAAGAGGGCTTACGAAGAGCTAAAGAGAGAAATTTCTCAATCATAA
- the fbp gene encoding fructose-1,6-bisphosphate aldolase/phosphatase produces MRVTISIIKADVGGWPGHAWVHPKMLEFAAERLKEAQKRGLLIDYFVYNVGDDISLLMTHTRGENSPDIHGLAWEIFKEVTEKVAKHYRLYGAGQDLLKDTFSGNVRGMGPQVAEMEIDERPSEPVITFAADKTEPGAFNLPMYKIFADPFNTAGLVIDPAMHEGFLFEVLDVYEHKVYLLKSPEDIYSLLGLIGTTGRYIVRRVYRKSDGAPAAAVSVERLNLIAGRYVGKDDPVAIVRAQHGMPAVGEVLEAFAYPHLVHGWMRGSHAGPLMPMRFYQIDVEKRVAVGARMTRFDGPPKVGALGWQLHDGYLEGPVDLFDDPAFDYSRQLAAQITDYIRRMGPFQPHRLPPEEMEYTTLPKILAKVAAYNADDYEKNRDKYIRESLGAKPTQIAPSHD; encoded by the coding sequence ATGCGGGTTACCATAAGTATAATCAAGGCGGATGTCGGCGGGTGGCCTGGCCACGCTTGGGTCCACCCAAAAATGTTGGAATTTGCCGCCGAGAGGTTAAAAGAGGCGCAAAAACGAGGTTTATTGATAGACTACTTCGTGTATAACGTCGGAGACGACATATCGTTGCTGATGACTCATACCAGGGGCGAAAACAGCCCCGATATACACGGGCTTGCTTGGGAGATATTTAAAGAGGTCACCGAGAAGGTGGCAAAACACTATAGGCTATACGGCGCCGGGCAGGATCTGCTCAAAGACACATTTTCGGGCAACGTGAGGGGCATGGGCCCCCAGGTGGCCGAGATGGAGATAGACGAGAGGCCGTCCGAGCCTGTAATTACATTTGCAGCCGACAAGACCGAGCCCGGCGCCTTCAACCTGCCCATGTATAAGATATTTGCAGATCCGTTCAATACGGCGGGTCTCGTAATAGACCCGGCGATGCATGAAGGCTTTCTCTTCGAGGTGCTAGACGTCTACGAGCATAAGGTCTATTTATTGAAGTCCCCTGAGGATATATATTCGTTGTTGGGCCTAATAGGGACTACAGGCCGCTATATAGTCAGGAGGGTCTATAGGAAATCCGACGGGGCGCCAGCCGCCGCCGTGAGCGTGGAGAGGCTCAACCTAATCGCCGGCCGTTACGTGGGTAAAGACGACCCCGTCGCGATAGTTAGAGCTCAACATGGCATGCCGGCCGTCGGCGAGGTCCTAGAGGCCTTCGCATACCCCCACTTGGTCCACGGCTGGATGAGAGGAAGCCACGCGGGGCCGTTGATGCCAATGCGCTTCTACCAGATAGACGTCGAGAAGAGAGTGGCGGTAGGCGCCCGTATGACCCGCTTCGATGGGCCGCCTAAAGTCGGCGCGTTGGGCTGGCAACTACATGATGGATATCTAGAAGGCCCTGTGGACCTCTTCGACGACCCCGCCTTCGACTACAGCCGCCAGCTCGCAGCACAAATAACAGACTATATCCGCAGGATGGGCCCATTCCAGCCTCACCGTCTCCCGCCCGAAGAGATGGAGTATACCACCTTGCCGAAGATATTGGCGAAAGTAGCCGCCTATAATGCAGACGACTACGAGAAGAATAGAGATAAATACATTAGGGAGTCGCTAGGCGCTAAGCCCACCCAGATTGCGCCATCTCACGATTAA
- a CDS encoding GNAT family N-acetyltransferase, with translation MNLDYYEITGLYNEVARFYAMVGDESRYLRFLSIVRDPAAVYERIWSCGGRTFLVVEKKRPVALVDVTPCGKEEVEAAIVVVDSLQGRGYGTKIAEIFAALLPRIGYDKVRAEIHRENIKALAIARRLGADVNCTDVMCTVRLELGRRKGTTQPIVALAATP, from the coding sequence GTGAATCTCGACTACTACGAAATAACGGGCCTCTACAACGAGGTCGCTCGTTTTTATGCCATGGTAGGCGACGAGAGCAGATATCTGCGCTTCCTCTCGATAGTGAGGGACCCGGCGGCCGTATATGAGCGTATATGGTCCTGCGGCGGCAGGACCTTTCTAGTCGTAGAGAAGAAGCGGCCTGTGGCCCTAGTGGACGTAACTCCATGCGGCAAAGAGGAGGTCGAGGCGGCTATTGTTGTCGTCGACTCTCTTCAAGGTAGGGGCTACGGGACGAAGATAGCTGAGATATTCGCCGCGTTGCTCCCAAGGATAGGCTACGACAAGGTGAGGGCAGAAATACATAGGGAGAACATAAAGGCGTTGGCCATAGCTAGGAGGCTGGGCGCCGACGTTAACTGCACAGACGTTATGTGTACTGTAAGGCTTGAGCTTGGACGTAGAAAGGGGACCACACAGCCAATCGTCGCGCTGGCGGCTACGCCCTAA
- a CDS encoding FumA C-terminus/TtdB family hydratase beta subunit gives MAIYKLKTPLRDEDVEKLRVGDTLYVSGIIVSARDAAHARMLEYLREGRQLPVDLKGGVIYHAGPVAKKEGETWRIIAMGPTTSARMEVFEADVIEKLGVKLIIGKGGMGKKTAEAMRRHKAAYAIFTGGAGVLAAKAIKRVVDVHWLDLGMAEAMWVLEVEDFGPLTVMIDPTGYNFYDEAREKMRAKIPELAEELKEVFRA, from the coding sequence ATGGCCATATACAAGCTTAAGACTCCCCTGAGGGACGAAGATGTGGAGAAGCTTAGGGTCGGCGATACGCTCTACGTATCAGGGATTATAGTCAGTGCGCGCGATGCGGCTCACGCCAGAATGCTCGAATACTTAAGAGAGGGCAGGCAGTTGCCCGTTGACCTGAAGGGCGGCGTGATATATCATGCAGGTCCTGTGGCCAAAAAGGAGGGCGAGACCTGGCGGATCATAGCGATGGGGCCCACTACGTCTGCTAGGATGGAGGTCTTCGAGGCCGACGTGATAGAAAAACTGGGGGTTAAATTAATTATAGGGAAGGGCGGCATGGGGAAGAAGACCGCCGAGGCCATGAGGAGGCATAAAGCGGCATATGCCATCTTCACTGGCGGCGCCGGCGTCTTGGCGGCTAAGGCCATCAAGAGGGTAGTAGACGTACATTGGCTGGATTTAGGCATGGCCGAAGCCATGTGGGTCCTGGAGGTTGAGGACTTCGGCCCGTTGACCGTGATGATAGACCCCACAGGCTATAACTTCTACGACGAAGCTAGGGAGAAGATGAGAGCAAAAATACCGGAGCTCGCCGAGGAGCTAAAAGAAGTCTTTAGGGCGTAG
- a CDS encoding fumarate hydratase, producing MNLEEVVLKAAREAIIKASISPAVDVVGALRRAQEAETSEAAKVQLGAILKNIELAVGSTSAVCQDTGVPTFFVKLGDGFPIRSKVFSILTEAVRQVTKELPLRPNTADPFTEKNPGDNTGVGVPIFDVELFDGDYLQFTYVPKGGGSELPGKAMVLPPGVAFRELPKIVLEAVVDAGPMPCPPVIVGIGIGPTLDAAAKLAKKAATLRPVGSRNQNPEVAKMEEALLKAINKLGLGAHGVGGNVTALDVHIEYAYRHPATFALAVMFSCWATRRATATVWPDGRYEVKA from the coding sequence ATGAATCTCGAGGAGGTCGTCTTGAAGGCCGCGAGGGAGGCGATAATTAAGGCCAGCATCTCGCCCGCCGTAGATGTCGTTGGGGCTTTGAGGAGAGCCCAAGAGGCTGAGACGTCTGAGGCTGCCAAAGTGCAGTTAGGCGCGATATTGAAGAATATAGAGCTGGCTGTAGGCTCTACGTCTGCTGTATGCCAAGATACGGGAGTCCCCACGTTTTTCGTGAAGCTAGGAGACGGATTTCCTATTAGGAGTAAAGTGTTCTCTATACTTACAGAGGCCGTGAGGCAGGTCACCAAAGAGTTGCCGCTGAGGCCCAATACGGCGGATCCTTTCACCGAGAAGAATCCAGGCGATAATACGGGGGTCGGCGTCCCCATTTTCGACGTGGAGCTATTCGACGGGGACTACCTACAATTCACCTACGTGCCTAAGGGAGGCGGCTCCGAGCTACCGGGGAAGGCCATGGTCTTGCCGCCTGGCGTGGCCTTTAGAGAACTGCCGAAAATAGTCCTTGAGGCCGTCGTGGACGCAGGCCCCATGCCTTGTCCCCCTGTGATAGTCGGCATAGGCATAGGGCCTACTCTCGACGCCGCGGCCAAGCTGGCCAAAAAGGCGGCCACGCTCAGACCTGTAGGGTCGAGGAATCAGAACCCCGAAGTGGCCAAGATGGAGGAGGCCCTCCTGAAGGCCATAAACAAGTTGGGCCTCGGCGCTCACGGCGTTGGGGGCAACGTAACCGCGTTGGACGTCCACATAGAATACGCCTATAGGCATCCTGCCACCTTCGCGCTCGCCGTTATGTTCAGCTGTTGGGCCACTAGGAGGGCCACCGCTACGGTCTGGCCCGACGGGAGGTATGAGGTGAAGGCCTAG
- a CDS encoding ribbon-helix-helix domain-containing protein — protein sequence MGKRKKLKATTFRLSEATVKKIDLLITKGIFVSRGEAIREALDLYFNGTARRWLEMYYRRRRAELNGL from the coding sequence GTGGGCAAGAGGAAGAAGCTCAAAGCGACTACCTTCAGGCTGTCGGAGGCGACCGTGAAGAAGATAGACCTCCTAATCACCAAGGGCATTTTCGTCTCTAGGGGCGAGGCCATAAGGGAGGCCCTGGACCTCTATTTCAACGGGACCGCCAGGAGGTGGCTTGAAATGTACTACAGGAGGCGGAGAGCCGAGTTGAACGGCCTATAG
- a CDS encoding ubiquitin-like small modifier protein 1, translating to MIIKVRYLATLYDLIGTMKEAVEVPDGATVLDLIKVLDERHGGRLSREILDGDRLKDEYNVLVNGRAIDYLAGMATRLKDGDEVVFMPPVGGG from the coding sequence ATGATTATAAAAGTGAGGTACCTAGCTACTCTATATGACCTAATTGGCACCATGAAGGAGGCCGTAGAGGTCCCCGACGGAGCGACTGTGCTCGACTTGATAAAGGTACTGGACGAAAGACATGGGGGGAGGCTCTCGAGAGAGATATTAGACGGGGATAGGCTCAAGGACGAGTATAACGTGCTTGTGAATGGAAGGGCCATAGACTATCTGGCCGGCATGGCCACTAGGCTGAAAGACGGCGACGAGGTTGTATTTATGCCGCCAGTGGGGGGCGGCTGA
- a CDS encoding aldehyde ferredoxin oxidoreductase family protein yields the protein MAIFRVARIDLSTEKVTEEVYKDDVLKKFLGGRGLGSYLALKEIPKGIDPFSPSNRLYIFAGPLSAMVNLSTSRVTVVTKSPLTGSITHANAGGNFAYWLRKSGYDGLIIEGAAEDPVYVVVKEGDVVIKPAKHLWGKWTGATIKAILRENGFPEEEKAAGVAVIGPAGENLSRIAGIRMSDYERFAGRGGVGAVMGSKKLKGILVWGTRDLLRDVKDRAKFIAESTKLAQRLMSGPTAKALHIYGTNLLTAVINSLGGYPIRNFETGYAEEADKLTGEYIKKNYVVETHACMMCPIACTQHVMVKSGPFKFVGKAKYEYENTWSLGGNIGLFDPEADLRLQKLANELGFDTISLGNTLAAAIELARKGKLKLDVNWGDAGALVDLVIRMANRSDIGDDLAEGDYRLALKYGDPSVFRGSRGQGLPAYDPRALKGFSLSYFTANRGGDHLEAYSPTWEVLGVPEKVDPLCETPECIEKQARIVIYAQHLMALTDSVTYCKFATLDHEGIFEKDLAYLFNLAYEWDVTPEDMLTIGERIFNVERLFHVKEGRWVKDELNPHFRNPLPSGPAKGHSSAKMFDEGIKIYHKLRGWVDGKPTYDTLKRLGLEEFQYLL from the coding sequence ATGGCAATATTTAGGGTGGCCAGAATAGATTTATCTACAGAGAAAGTGACCGAAGAGGTCTATAAGGACGACGTCCTTAAGAAGTTCCTAGGCGGCAGGGGCCTCGGCTCGTATCTAGCGCTAAAGGAGATACCCAAGGGGATAGACCCCTTCTCGCCGAGCAATAGGCTCTACATATTCGCCGGGCCCCTCTCGGCCATGGTCAATCTCTCCACGAGCAGAGTCACCGTGGTCACCAAATCGCCGCTCACGGGATCTATAACCCACGCGAATGCTGGCGGGAACTTCGCCTATTGGCTCAGGAAGTCTGGCTACGACGGGCTTATAATAGAGGGCGCCGCAGAGGATCCAGTCTACGTAGTGGTCAAGGAGGGCGACGTCGTCATAAAGCCTGCCAAACATCTATGGGGCAAATGGACGGGCGCAACCATAAAGGCCATACTTAGGGAGAACGGATTCCCTGAGGAGGAGAAGGCCGCAGGTGTCGCCGTCATAGGCCCCGCCGGGGAGAACCTTTCTAGAATTGCAGGCATCAGGATGTCGGACTACGAGCGCTTCGCCGGGAGGGGAGGCGTCGGCGCCGTCATGGGGTCCAAGAAGTTGAAAGGCATTTTGGTGTGGGGCACCCGCGACCTGTTGCGAGACGTAAAGGACAGAGCCAAATTCATAGCGGAGTCCACCAAGTTGGCGCAACGCTTGATGTCAGGCCCCACCGCCAAGGCGCTACACATATACGGCACTAATTTGCTCACGGCAGTAATAAACAGCCTGGGCGGCTACCCAATAAGGAACTTCGAGACTGGATACGCCGAGGAGGCCGACAAGCTCACTGGCGAATACATAAAGAAGAACTACGTGGTGGAAACCCACGCGTGTATGATGTGTCCCATAGCCTGTACGCAACACGTCATGGTCAAAAGCGGGCCCTTCAAGTTCGTCGGGAAGGCCAAATATGAATATGAGAACACTTGGAGCTTAGGCGGCAACATCGGCCTCTTCGACCCCGAGGCCGACTTACGGCTACAGAAGCTGGCCAACGAGCTGGGCTTCGACACGATATCGCTGGGCAACACGTTGGCCGCCGCCATAGAGCTGGCCCGTAAGGGCAAACTAAAGCTGGACGTGAATTGGGGCGACGCAGGGGCGTTGGTGGACTTAGTCATAAGGATGGCCAATAGGAGCGACATCGGCGACGACCTCGCCGAAGGCGACTACAGGCTGGCCCTGAAGTACGGAGACCCCTCGGTCTTCAGAGGATCTAGAGGGCAGGGGCTCCCCGCCTACGACCCCAGGGCCCTAAAGGGCTTCTCGTTGAGCTACTTCACGGCCAACCGCGGAGGCGACCACCTAGAGGCCTACAGCCCCACCTGGGAGGTGTTAGGCGTGCCCGAGAAGGTCGACCCACTGTGCGAGACGCCCGAATGTATAGAGAAACAAGCCCGTATAGTCATATACGCCCAGCACCTCATGGCCCTAACGGACTCGGTCACCTATTGCAAATTCGCCACCCTTGACCATGAGGGCATCTTCGAGAAGGACCTGGCCTACCTCTTCAACCTCGCCTACGAGTGGGACGTAACGCCTGAGGACATGTTGACCATAGGCGAGCGCATATTCAATGTGGAGAGGCTGTTCCACGTGAAGGAGGGCAGATGGGTCAAAGACGAGTTGAATCCGCACTTCAGGAACCCGCTACCCAGTGGGCCCGCCAAGGGCCACTCGTCGGCGAAGATGTTCGACGAGGGCATAAAGATATACCACAAGCTGAGGGGCTGGGTCGACGGAAAGCCCACCTACGATACTTTAAAGAGGCTAGGCCTGGAGGAATTCCAGTATCTGCTGTAA
- a CDS encoding MoaD/ThiS family protein — protein sequence MKVNVRIMAPLYFGLDSIDQISLDLNLEEGSTVGDVVDILNRLYPGFRNKILNGDKLIKMHDILVNGRSIDFLDGLKTRLKDGDKILIVSPFGG from the coding sequence ATGAAGGTCAACGTGAGGATAATGGCGCCGCTTTATTTCGGTCTGGATTCGATAGACCAAATCTCACTTGATTTAAACCTAGAGGAGGGCTCCACCGTGGGAGACGTCGTAGATATACTAAATAGATTGTATCCTGGCTTTAGAAATAAAATATTAAATGGAGATAAATTAATAAAGATGCACGATATATTAGTAAATGGGAGGTCCATAGACTTCTTGGACGGCCTCAAGACGCGGCTGAAAGACGGCGACAAGATCCTAATAGTATCACCATTTGGGGGCTAA
- a CDS encoding NAD(P)-binding domain-containing protein, producing MRIFREGKADLLKGRGVAVVGYGNVGRSLALNLRDSGVSVLVGDVLGSEYARRAKADGFEVRPIPEVAELGDVVILALPDDVAPEVYRTEVVPGLHSGKVLVLTSGLPAAFGMIEVPKELDVVLFVPKAPGPAIRDRYLQGKGFVAVVGVIEDASGNALEEALAVATATGTFKQGGFAVEASPRDEAVADLLGEQVLKAALLAAVEVAFDLMVEAGVPPELAALELYGSGELAELARLIALVGPYGALRLQSPVDAYGQLVRLAGYKAALRRIAARAVEEVLNGDFQRDVMLERSSGYIKFNTMWRRALSGRLAQVDAKLREALRQGP from the coding sequence ATGAGGATCTTCAGAGAGGGAAAGGCCGACTTGCTTAAGGGGAGGGGCGTGGCAGTCGTGGGCTACGGCAATGTGGGCAGATCTCTCGCGCTGAACCTAAGGGACTCTGGCGTGTCCGTCCTCGTGGGCGATGTGTTGGGGAGCGAATATGCCAGGAGAGCCAAAGCCGACGGCTTTGAGGTCCGACCTATACCGGAGGTGGCGGAGCTGGGAGACGTAGTCATCTTGGCTCTGCCCGACGACGTAGCGCCTGAGGTATATAGGACCGAGGTAGTGCCGGGCCTTCATTCGGGCAAGGTCTTGGTGTTGACTAGCGGGCTTCCGGCGGCGTTCGGCATGATAGAAGTCCCTAAGGAACTTGACGTGGTGCTCTTCGTGCCCAAGGCGCCGGGCCCCGCCATACGCGATAGATATCTTCAAGGCAAGGGCTTCGTGGCCGTCGTCGGCGTGATCGAAGACGCCTCGGGCAACGCGTTAGAGGAGGCCCTGGCAGTCGCAACGGCTACGGGGACCTTCAAACAAGGCGGATTTGCCGTGGAGGCCTCGCCGAGAGACGAGGCGGTCGCAGACCTCCTGGGAGAGCAGGTGCTAAAGGCGGCGTTGTTGGCCGCCGTGGAGGTCGCGTTTGATTTGATGGTCGAAGCCGGAGTGCCGCCCGAACTAGCGGCTCTTGAGCTCTATGGCTCTGGCGAGCTGGCGGAGCTCGCTAGGCTTATAGCGCTGGTCGGGCCCTACGGCGCGTTGAGGCTTCAATCTCCTGTAGACGCCTACGGCCAGTTGGTCAGACTGGCCGGATATAAGGCGGCGTTGAGGCGGATTGCGGCGAGGGCCGTCGAGGAGGTCCTCAACGGCGATTTTCAACGCGACGTAATGCTCGAGAGGAGTTCTGGATACATCAAATTCAACACCATGTGGAGGAGGGCCCTGTCGGGGAGGCTAGCCCAAGTCGACGCAAAGTTGAGGGAGGCCTTGCGTCAAGGCCCGTAG
- a CDS encoding 6-carboxytetrahydropterin synthase, whose amino-acid sequence MRLCVVARGSIAVAHKPSFSPVMGSLHGHDYTIRVAVCGPDDVDYVVDADELQQRLNALLAEMNGKYLKSSREESAPEPYYEVPCGPHGVTGECLARHIARSLGATWVEVCEGGLTSPCFYYGP is encoded by the coding sequence ATGCGCCTATGCGTAGTGGCCAGGGGCTCTATAGCGGTCGCCCACAAGCCCTCTTTCTCGCCCGTAATGGGCTCCCTACATGGACACGACTACACGATTAGAGTGGCTGTCTGCGGCCCCGACGACGTGGATTACGTAGTAGACGCCGACGAGCTCCAGCAGAGACTTAATGCCCTCCTCGCGGAGATGAACGGCAAATACCTCAAATCGAGTCGGGAGGAGTCGGCGCCGGAGCCCTATTATGAAGTCCCCTGTGGGCCCCATGGGGTGACCGGCGAATGTCTGGCGAGACATATAGCTAGATCTCTCGGAGCCACTTGGGTCGAAGTCTGCGAGGGGGGACTGACGTCTCCTTGTTTCTACTACGGGCCTTGA
- a CDS encoding N-glycosylase/DNA lyase: MDVIIDVDKAQAVADVIKTLRLERDRYLDGRFYPPPDDPRESQLAYFVSMVAVDHRTSTPLGPFEGYIDGEFFHGADALWRLGRKAYDDGLFKAERLAELTPKDAERLFSIGGKRVWDFNVRLLLLRDLGRKALLAGGFEALVPNSIAQLAERLRHIRAYEDPVRKKVLLLAKFLDGRGLVKFTDPENFDVPVDNHLSRIAYRLGIVDVDYRILFSEVELDREEDVEVRNKVKLAWRLVAKFSGVDPFTLDDFLWSFGRRICVREAPKCGQCPFKAVCKAHALGSYPPEHAHTLTWYY; the protein is encoded by the coding sequence GTGGACGTCATAATCGATGTCGATAAGGCGCAAGCGGTCGCCGACGTAATAAAGACGTTGAGACTCGAGAGGGATAGATATCTAGATGGGAGGTTCTACCCGCCTCCCGACGACCCTAGGGAGAGCCAACTGGCCTATTTCGTCTCGATGGTGGCTGTTGACCACAGGACCTCGACGCCGTTGGGCCCCTTCGAGGGCTATATAGACGGCGAGTTCTTCCATGGGGCCGACGCGCTCTGGAGGCTCGGCAGGAAGGCCTACGACGACGGGCTCTTTAAGGCCGAGAGGCTGGCCGAGCTTACGCCAAAAGACGCCGAGCGTCTATTCTCGATAGGCGGCAAGAGGGTGTGGGACTTCAACGTTCGCCTTCTCCTCTTGAGGGATCTGGGCCGTAAGGCGTTGCTGGCCGGCGGATTCGAGGCGTTGGTGCCGAACAGCATAGCCCAGCTGGCCGAGAGGTTACGACATATAAGGGCTTACGAGGACCCCGTGAGGAAGAAAGTCTTGCTCCTCGCGAAGTTCCTAGACGGGCGTGGGCTTGTGAAGTTCACAGACCCCGAGAACTTCGACGTGCCTGTAGATAACCATCTCTCCAGAATTGCATATAGGTTGGGCATAGTCGATGTGGACTATAGAATCCTCTTCTCGGAGGTGGAGCTCGATAGAGAGGAGGACGTCGAGGTGAGAAATAAAGTCAAACTAGCTTGGAGACTTGTCGCTAAGTTCTCCGGTGTTGACCCGTTCACTCTAGACGACTTCTTGTGGTCTTTCGGCAGGCGGATCTGCGTTAGGGAGGCCCCCAAGTGCGGCCAATGCCCGTTTAAGGCAGTCTGCAAGGCTCACGCGCTCGGCTCCTACCCGCCTGAACACGCCCACACGCTCACTTGGTACTATTAA